CGCGACCCATCAACTGGATCTTCGGGTCGAATACAAAAAAGTATACAACACCTGGATGATGACCTATTACCTTGAAATCTGGAACCTTTATAATCACTTAAATCCCGCGGGTGTCTCTTATGAAACCAATTCACAGAACAAGCTGGTTCAAAAAGTCCAAACCCTCTATGAGATGATCCCTTTTATCGGTTTAATGGCTGAATTTTAAACTCTGAACAAAAATCGAGATCGTAATAGCGATAGAATTGCTATCTGTAATTCGATTTGTTACTATCCAGAAACAAGATTCAGGTAGTAAAATTAATAATTTTAAATTTCTTACGACTTGGTTCTGCGTTGGGCGTAACAGAGAAAATCAGATGAAAGTACTCAATATTCATGAGCGTGGGCTTGAAGCGGACCCGATACAAATTGGCGCGCTCATTGATTTACTTGCGTCTAAAGAAGATCGGTTGTGGCCAAAACATGTATGGCCGCGTATGGAACTTGACCGCTCGCTTGGAGTTGGTGCAAAGGGTGGACATGGCCCAATAAGGTACTTTGTCGAGGAGTACATACCGGGCAAATCAATCAAATTTCATTTCACTGGCCCGAAAGGCTTCGATGGTTTTCATGGATACGAAATTGTGAACGGCTATAAACTACCAGTTGTCCTAAGGCATACACTGAAAATGAATACCTGTGGCCCCGCTATATGGTCGTGGCCTTTGGTTTATCGGCCAATGCATGACGCCTTGATGGAGGACTCTCTTGCTACGGCGCAAGTAGCACTCGGGTTACCGCCAAAAATACAATCATGGTCACTTTGGGTAAAGATTCTTCGTTGGATTGTTTCGGGCGGCAAGGCACGTTCACAGAATACGCCCAACAACTCTTTCAACACGCACGTAAACCCGAATAGGGAATAGGCCACTTAGTTGATATTATTGCTTTACGTCAGTAAGCGGGCTGACGAAGTAAATTTTCAGGAGATTGACAATAAAATAGACCTGGTCCCTTTTTTTGCTTTTTTTGTGAGTTTTATAGTTAGCCGGAGGTCAAAGGAGATATTATCATGAATAATGAATCGGATGTAGCCGCAACCATTATTGCTATGGAACGAGGGGCCTTAGACCGATGGGGCAAGGGAGACCCCTCCGGTTATTTGGAGATATCCGTCCCCGAGGTGGTTTATTTTGATCCCTTTTTAGAGCGTCGCCTGAATGGTCTGGAGGCGCTCACTCGCTATTACGAGCTCCTCCGGGGGCAAGTTCGAATTGACCGTGATGAGATCATTAACCCGGTCGTCCAGATGTGCGGTGATGTGGCTGTTCTGACGTTTAACTACGTTTCGTATACCGGAGAAACGCAGATGCGCTGGAATTGTACGGAAGTGTATCAGCGCCAGAACGGTAGCTGGCGTATCATTCAGACCCACTGGTCAATCACCCAGCACTTGAAGGCATAGCGGCCCGTTGCCGTCACGACGGTTAACGCGGAAGTTAACCATTTCAATACCAGATCGGGTAAGAACGATATGGCGATGCGTTATTTGTTACTATTGATTCCACTAAGCCTCACAGGGTGCTCGATTGCTATGGTGAAACCGTTAGCTGAGAAAAAAACTGCTGATATCGGCGGCCCTAAACTGGAGTATGTGATGGCCGGTGAAGGGAATCCGGTTATAGTATTTTTGAGCGGTTACGGAGCCGACATCGACACTTCATGGGGCAGAATCTTTCCGGAAGTTAAAACGATCAGCATGGTCTTTGCCTATAACCGGTTTAATTATGGTAAGAGCGATAAGGTTGACGTGCCGCAAACGGGAACCGAGATCATCGCCAACTTGTTGCCGATGAAGGAATGGGTCTGTCTACTGGAAAAATTAGGTCTGAACAATGTCAAGACCTACATTCAAAGCGGTAACGCTGTTTTTCAGAGCAAGAAAACAGGCGCTTCAGAACTTTCTGACAGAATCGGAGTCGCGATCCGGAGTGGTCATGGTTTTGCTCCACATGTGATTATATTGAAATGGGATGAGCTGAAAGATGCTGTTGAGTCGAACCCCTATCCGAAAGCGGAATCCGAGCCAAAGACCCTGCATCTGACTTTCCTGGCCTCCGTGCCAGAGAGCCCAGATCTGATCACCCTTCAAAACATCAAGAAAGATAGCGAACGATTTGCTCTCAAGGGGAAGATTTTCTACCTTCATGCGCCCGAAGGTATTGCGAGGTCAAAGCTTTTCGCACGCATTGAAAAATCGCTTGGTATGTCCGGGACGGCGCGGAACTGGCGCTCGGTCAGCAACATCAAGTCAATAGCGGAACAGATGGGCTGACGATGCCCCAACAAGGTCCAGATTGCACGAACGTGTCACACCAGGCACAAAATTACAGTACGAAAATTCCGGGACACTACTTATTGATTGACTTTCACAATATAGTTTTATGTTTTTTCTAAATCGCTATCCGTGAGTCTTGGAACACATGGCTACGAAAAGCAAGAAAACAATAGATGACATTTAATCGTTCGTTCGCCTGCCGGAAAATGGTTTATCCGGCTCCTTGCCGTGCCTTGCACAAAAATTGAGGTACACATCGATAGATTTTTTGAACTCAAGTTTGAGTTCTTTGACCGATGTACCTTGAAAGGTAATGACGTCCCGTGTATTTATTACTTCACCGTGAAATAAATCCGTTTCATCATCAAATTCCGCATACCCAATATATCCCTTGTATTCCATTATGGAATCAAATTTATTTTTCAACTAAAATTAATTATTTAAGTAATTACTAAAATATTATTTGACATTTAAGATAATACTTAATTATAATTAAAGGGATCATATTAATATGGAATTCTTAAGGAGGGGCCATGACAAGGAAACCAGATGACGAGATGCCAACTACAGCGCTTGGCAAGATGTGCGCCGAGGGCGACCATGCGACGCTCGTTTTTAACAGAATATATCCACACGCGATCAATCTCGTCTGGGATGCGATTACTGATCCAGAACAGGTTAAATCTTGGTTCATGAGTTCATTCAAGATCGATGCTCGCCCAGGAGGTACGGTAGATCTGGTTTCTGGCCCTGCACAATTTCACTCTGTTGGAAGAATTTTAGCCTGGGAACCTCCCTGCATCTTTGAATACGAGTGGAAGGTGGCACCACGGACAGAGCTCCCAATTGGAGAAGATGCCGTTGTCAGATGGGAGCTGGTGGCTTCAGGAGCCTCTACGGTTGTCACGGTGACATATCGAAGACTGACGAAACAAACGGCGCTAGGTTTCACTCCTGGCCTCCACACCTTCCTCGATCGGTTGGCAGCCCAGCTTGACAGGAAACCACTTCCAGATTGGATGAGTCGATTCGGTGAGGTCCAGCGTCTATACCCGGGATGGAAATAACTTTAGATTCGGCGTTGACTATTATTGGATTGATTAACTTTTGCGAGGGAAATGTCAATCATGCGACCGCTACAGAAAAATGATGTATTTCACGCAATTTCCCACCCTGCAAGGAGGACCATTCTCGTTCTCCTTAAGGGGGGTGAGAAACCGGCAAGTGAGCTTGTTGAACCATTCGGTATGTCGTTCGCAGCAATTTCCCAACATCTTAAAATATTAAAAAAAGCGGAATTGGTTTCAGAAAAAAGAAATGGAAGACAAAGGATTTACCGCCTCCACCCGAAGCCTCTAAGAAATGTTTCAACCTGGGTTGATGAATTTGAAGCATTTTGGAACTCAAAGTTGGATGCATTGGCAGAGCATTTGAATCGAAAGCACGGAAAAAAGAAACGCTGAGTAACATCAACACTCAAAA
This DNA window, taken from Nitrospirota bacterium, encodes the following:
- a CDS encoding SRPBCC family protein, translating into MKVLNIHERGLEADPIQIGALIDLLASKEDRLWPKHVWPRMELDRSLGVGAKGGHGPIRYFVEEYIPGKSIKFHFTGPKGFDGFHGYEIVNGYKLPVVLRHTLKMNTCGPAIWSWPLVYRPMHDALMEDSLATAQVALGLPPKIQSWSLWVKILRWIVSGGKARSQNTPNNSFNTHVNPNRE
- a CDS encoding DUF4440 domain-containing protein, with translation MNNESDVAATIIAMERGALDRWGKGDPSGYLEISVPEVVYFDPFLERRLNGLEALTRYYELLRGQVRIDRDEIINPVVQMCGDVAVLTFNYVSYTGETQMRWNCTEVYQRQNGSWRIIQTHWSITQHLKA
- a CDS encoding DUF1697 domain-containing protein translates to MVFAYNRFNYGKSDKVDVPQTGTEIIANLLPMKEWVCLLEKLGLNNVKTYIQSGNAVFQSKKTGASELSDRIGVAIRSGHGFAPHVIILKWDELKDAVESNPYPKAESEPKTLHLTFLASVPESPDLITLQNIKKDSERFALKGKIFYLHAPEGIARSKLFARIEKSLGMSGTARNWRSVSNIKSIAEQMG
- a CDS encoding type II toxin-antitoxin system HicB family antitoxin → MEYKGYIGYAEFDDETDLFHGEVINTRDVITFQGTSVKELKLEFKKSIDVYLNFCARHGKEPDKPFSGRRTND
- a CDS encoding SRPBCC family protein, yielding MTRKPDDEMPTTALGKMCAEGDHATLVFNRIYPHAINLVWDAITDPEQVKSWFMSSFKIDARPGGTVDLVSGPAQFHSVGRILAWEPPCIFEYEWKVAPRTELPIGEDAVVRWELVASGASTVVTVTYRRLTKQTALGFTPGLHTFLDRLAAQLDRKPLPDWMSRFGEVQRLYPGWK
- a CDS encoding winged helix-turn-helix transcriptional regulator yields the protein MRPLQKNDVFHAISHPARRTILVLLKGGEKPASELVEPFGMSFAAISQHLKILKKAELVSEKRNGRQRIYRLHPKPLRNVSTWVDEFEAFWNSKLDALAEHLNRKHGKKKR